A genomic window from Oryctolagus cuniculus chromosome 12, mOryCun1.1, whole genome shotgun sequence includes:
- the SDR39U1 gene encoding epimerase family protein SDR39U1 isoform X1 has protein sequence MDRAPRNTHAQSCLGRRQRDKPRGGTGFIGTALFQLLRARGHEVTLVSRQRGPGRITWDALAQSGLPSCDAVVNLAGANILNPLRRWNEAFQEEVLSSRLETTKILAKAISEAPQRPQAWVLVTGVAYYRPSQTAEYDEDSPGGDFDFFSKLVAKWEAAARLPGNSTRQVVVRSGVVLGRGGGAIGHMLLPFRLGLGGPIGSGHQFFPWIHIGDLAGIVAYALEADHVQGILNGVAPASTTTNAEFAQALGTALGRPAFIPLPSIVVQAIFGRERAIMLLEGQKVVPRRTLAAGYQYSFPELGAALKEVVA, from the exons ATGGACCGCGCTCCCCGAAATACGCATGCGCAAAGCTGTCTTGGCCGCCGTCAGAGAGACAAACCCC GTGGCGGGACGGGCTTCATCGGGACAGCCCTATTCCAGCTGCTAAGAGCCCGGGGCCACGAAGTGACGCTGGTCTCCCGACAGCGGGGTCCCGGCCGGATCACCTGG GATGCGCTCGCCCAGTCGGGGCTGCCCAGCTGCGACGCCGTGGTCAACCTGGCCGGAGCGAACATCCTCAACCCTCTCCGAAG GTGGAACGAAGCCTTCCAGGAAGAGGTTCTCAGCAGCCGCCTGGAGACCACGAAGATACTGGCTAAAGCCATCAGCGAGGCCCCACAGCGCCCCCAGGCCTGGGTCTTAGTCACAGGTGTAG CTTACTACCGGCCCAGCCAGACTGCAGAGTATGACGAGGACAGCCCAGGAGGGGATTTTGACTTTTTCTCCAAGCTCGTAGCCAAGTGGGAAGCTGCAGCCAGGCTTCCTGGAAACTCTACACGCCAGGTGGTGGTGCGCTCTG GAGTTGTGCTGGGCCGTGGTGGTGGCGCCATCGGCCACATGCTGCTGCCCTTCCGCCTGGGCCTGGGGGGCCCCATTGGCTCAGGCCATCAGTTCTTCCCCTGGATACACATTGGGGACCTGGCAGGAATTGTGGCCTATGCCCTGGAAGCAGACCACGTGCAGGGAATCCTGAATGGAGTAGCCCCAGCCTCTACCACGACCAATGCGGAGTTTGCCCAGGCCTTGGGCACTGCCCTGGGCCGCCCAGCCTTCATCCCTCTCCCCAGTATTGTGGTGCAAGCTATCTTTGGGCGAGAACGTGCCATTATGCTACTGGAGGGTCAGAAGGTGGTCCCACGGCGGACACTGGCTGCTGGCTACCAGTATTCCTTCCCAGAGCTCGGGGCTGCCTTGAAGGAAGTCGTAGCCTAA
- the SDR39U1 gene encoding epimerase family protein SDR39U1 isoform X2 → MRVLVGGGTGFIGTALFQLLRARGHEVTLVSRQRGPGRITWDALAQSGLPSCDAVVNLAGANILNPLRRWNEAFQEEVLSSRLETTKILAKAISEAPQRPQAWVLVTGVAYYRPSQTAEYDEDSPGGDFDFFSKLVAKWEAAARLPGNSTRQVVVRSGVVLGRGGGAIGHMLLPFRLGLGGPIGSGHQFFPWIHIGDLAGIVAYALEADHVQGILNGVAPASTTTNAEFAQALGTALGRPAFIPLPSIVVQAIFGRERAIMLLEGQKVVPRRTLAAGYQYSFPELGAALKEVVA, encoded by the exons ATGCGAGTGCTCGTGG GTGGCGGGACGGGCTTCATCGGGACAGCCCTATTCCAGCTGCTAAGAGCCCGGGGCCACGAAGTGACGCTGGTCTCCCGACAGCGGGGTCCCGGCCGGATCACCTGG GATGCGCTCGCCCAGTCGGGGCTGCCCAGCTGCGACGCCGTGGTCAACCTGGCCGGAGCGAACATCCTCAACCCTCTCCGAAG GTGGAACGAAGCCTTCCAGGAAGAGGTTCTCAGCAGCCGCCTGGAGACCACGAAGATACTGGCTAAAGCCATCAGCGAGGCCCCACAGCGCCCCCAGGCCTGGGTCTTAGTCACAGGTGTAG CTTACTACCGGCCCAGCCAGACTGCAGAGTATGACGAGGACAGCCCAGGAGGGGATTTTGACTTTTTCTCCAAGCTCGTAGCCAAGTGGGAAGCTGCAGCCAGGCTTCCTGGAAACTCTACACGCCAGGTGGTGGTGCGCTCTG GAGTTGTGCTGGGCCGTGGTGGTGGCGCCATCGGCCACATGCTGCTGCCCTTCCGCCTGGGCCTGGGGGGCCCCATTGGCTCAGGCCATCAGTTCTTCCCCTGGATACACATTGGGGACCTGGCAGGAATTGTGGCCTATGCCCTGGAAGCAGACCACGTGCAGGGAATCCTGAATGGAGTAGCCCCAGCCTCTACCACGACCAATGCGGAGTTTGCCCAGGCCTTGGGCACTGCCCTGGGCCGCCCAGCCTTCATCCCTCTCCCCAGTATTGTGGTGCAAGCTATCTTTGGGCGAGAACGTGCCATTATGCTACTGGAGGGTCAGAAGGTGGTCCCACGGCGGACACTGGCTGCTGGCTACCAGTATTCCTTCCCAGAGCTCGGGGCTGCCTTGAAGGAAGTCGTAGCCTAA